TACAAAGAGCATAAAAAGAAATAAAACTTACGAAAACTACCTAAAATCTAGCAAAAACTAGAATCTGTAAAAAAAGCTAGAAACCATACATTTGGAGATATTTCGCTTTTGTATGACAATGTTGCTTCATCATAAACGATACACTTTCTCCCTCCCTTAGCACGAGAGGATTAAAAAAGTGGGAAAGCCCCCTCAAATATCAAGCAAAGCAAACAATCGCTAGCAATATAAGTGTTTACCTCATTGCGAGGTTTTGTGTAGCAAAATCGTGGCAAAACGAAGTTTCTTTAGTAATCCACAAAAAAAGAAATAGATTGTCGCGCAAGTCTTGCGACTTTCTCGCAATGACGATTATGGCGTGTGAATTGCCACGAACGCTAAAGCGATTCTCACAATGACGATAAAAGTCCCCTCCCGCAGCACGAGGGGCATTTAGGGGTGGGTAAATCCACACAATGCACAGATTCTTACAATGACGAATTTGTGGATTACTAAGATACGATTTTTGGCGATAAAGATTTTAGGCAAAATCTATTTTTAGATTCCTTTGGCGAGTATAGCCATAGCTGCGCTTTGTGAGCGCAGGATAAGTGTGCTATCCACTCCATAGATTTTGCGATTTTGTGCTGCAAAAGTCTCTCTTTCTTGCGAGCTAAACCCTCCCTCTGCACCGATGAAAACCCCCTCTTTTAGTGCGCTTATGGCTTGCGCTCTTGTTTGCAATACTTCCCCACCAAAATCTAGCACACTAGCGTGTGGGTAGCACTCTAACGCTGTGTGAAAATCATCTAGCATTTCTACTTGGCATAGTGAGCTTCGTCCGCACTGCTGGCAAGACTCTATGAGTATGCGCTCTATGCGCCCCTCATCAAGTCGGACACCGCCTTGAGAGAATCGCCCAAAATACAAACTTAGCTTGCCTAAGCCTAGCTCGTTTAGGTGTGGGAGGGCTTTGTAAATCGTTTGGGGGGTAGTCATCGCCCAAATTAGATGAGAGAAGTGCTGTGGGGTGTTTGGCAGGATTTGGCTAGATTCTAAGAGTAGGGTGGCGTTTTTGCGCGATATGGATTCTATGTGATAGGTATAAAGTGTGTCATCACGCAGATTCCGCAGGGCTTGGGTAGAGCCTACCTTTGCCCTGCGAGATTGGCAGAGGTGGGCAAATGCTTCGCCATCTATGCTAAGTGTGCGCTCCCCGCAGGATTTGACATAGAGAAACTGCATAAATTTGTGTCTTTAGATTTTGGCTTAGATTTTTTAGCTTTGTGTGTGATTTGCGCTTGGGTATTGGCTTGCTTAGGTGTCGTGCTTAGGATTGATTTCCTAAACTTAACGGTCTAAACCTGCACTTTTTAAACTTGCACGGATAGCTAAAATCTCATCGATTAGCCCGCCTAGCTTGTCAAGTGCTACCATATTTGCGCCATCGCTTAGGGCATTTGCAGGGTCGTAGTGCGTCTCCATAAAAAACCCATCTACTCCCACAGCTGCCGCTGCTCGCGCGAGATATGGGACAAATGAGCTATCCCCACCGCTTTTGCCTCCTGCTGCTCCGGGCATTTGCACGCTATGAGTAGCATCAAATATCACAGGGGCAAATTCACGCATTATCACAAGCGAGCGCATATCCACGACAAGATTGCCATAGCCAAAGCTAGCTCCCCGCTCGGTAAGCCATACTTTGTGTTTTAGCGATTCTGCAAAGCTAGCTTCTTGCAAGTAGCTATCGCGCGTTTTTAGTGCCTTTAGCGTGGAGTAGCGCATATCTTTTGGATTCATAAACTGCCCTTTTTTTATGTTTATGATAGAATCTGTCTTTGCCACTGCTACTACCAAATCTGTCTGTCGGCATAGAAATGCGGGGATTTGGATAATGTCTGCGACTTCTGCTATGGGCTTGGCTTGGTGGGATTCGTGAATGTCTGTGATGATTTTGTAGCCAAAATCTTTTTTGATAGATTCTAGCATTTTTAGTCCCTTTTCTAGTCCCGGTCCGCGATAGGCATCTAGGCTTGTGCGGTTTGCTTTGTCAAAGCTAGCTTTGAAGTAGAAGTCGATTTGCGGGTTTTTTGCTATTTGGGCTATGCCCTCTGCTATGCGGAAAAGTTGCGCTTCGCTCTCTATTACGCAAGGACCGCTCATTAAGATAAGTTTGTTTTTTGTATTTGCCATTTTTGCTCCTTTGAATTAGATTGTTTGGATTCTATGGGGGAATCTTTTTAGTTTTGGCTATGTAGTTTTGTTTATCTGCTTTTGGGTGTGATAGCCTTAAACTCCCTTGTAATCATATTATAATTTAGTATTTCTCCTGTTTCTATTATGTAATACCACCCAAAGATTCTAAGCTCACCTCTATCAAACCTCTCCTCTACAAATGGATAACTCATAAG
This genomic stretch from Helicobacter macacae MIT 99-5501 harbors:
- a CDS encoding 16S rRNA (uracil(1498)-N(3))-methyltransferase; its protein translation is MQFLYVKSCGERTLSIDGEAFAHLCQSRRAKVGSTQALRNLRDDTLYTYHIESISRKNATLLLESSQILPNTPQHFSHLIWAMTTPQTIYKALPHLNELGLGKLSLYFGRFSQGGVRLDEGRIERILIESCQQCGRSSLCQVEMLDDFHTALECYPHASVLDFGGEVLQTRAQAISALKEGVFIGAEGGFSSQERETFAAQNRKIYGVDSTLILRSQSAAMAILAKGI
- the kdsA gene encoding 3-deoxy-8-phosphooctulonate synthase, whose amino-acid sequence is MANTKNKLILMSGPCVIESEAQLFRIAEGIAQIAKNPQIDFYFKASFDKANRTSLDAYRGPGLEKGLKMLESIKKDFGYKIITDIHESHQAKPIAEVADIIQIPAFLCRQTDLVVAVAKTDSIINIKKGQFMNPKDMRYSTLKALKTRDSYLQEASFAESLKHKVWLTERGASFGYGNLVVDMRSLVIMREFAPVIFDATHSVQMPGAAGGKSGGDSSFVPYLARAAAAVGVDGFFMETHYDPANALSDGANMVALDKLGGLIDEILAIRASLKSAGLDR